A DNA window from Macadamia integrifolia cultivar HAES 741 chromosome 4, SCU_Mint_v3, whole genome shotgun sequence contains the following coding sequences:
- the LOC122075710 gene encoding DNA-repair protein XRCC1 has product MSDSKSSQSDGANKTTGRNLPSWMGSGGHGNKSHDKKPVDVSTERKYNDRKNSKETRCRDKSENGGEATSSTMSFSKLMEGVVFVLSGLANPERSILRSQALEMGAKYQPDWNSSCTLLVCAFPNTPKFQQVEADSGTIVSKDWISECHNQKKLVAIESYLMHAGKPWRRNTACPGSRQDQEATPPRKTEKEVKKRSSPKLSASPRGKGGAPNSVKDHFSPSNLKKWATDDLKKTISWLESQEERPEPSEVKKIAAQGIVTCLQDAIEALEQKKDIRQVTEEWKFVPHVVEELAGFESARSGSESLSKEDLYQQAMICKSIYMMAYDSFEGQSAQKSKKPKTGKDHKHHDDDETKNKVNDAAYDSDETIEMTEEEIDIAYKTVASKLCKC; this is encoded by the exons ATGTCTGATTCAAAATCAAGCCAGAGTGATGGTGCTAATAAGACTACAGGTCGAAATCTTCCCTCATGGATGGGCTCTGGGGGTCATGGGAATAAATCCCATGATAAGAAGCCAGTTGATGTTAGTACCGAAAGGAAATATAATGACCGCAAGAACTCAAAGGAGACCAGGTGCAGAGACAAGTCAGAAAATGGGGGTGAAGCTACTTCCAGTACTATGAGCTTCTCAAAACTTATG GAAGGGGTTGTCTTTGTGTTGTCAGGGCTTGCTAATCCCGAGCGCAGCATATTGCGATCACAAGCACTGGAAATGGGAGCAAAATATCAGCCTGACTGGAACTCAAGTTGCACTCTTCTTGTTTGTGCATTTCCTAATACTCCAAAGTTTCAACAAGTTGAGGCAGACAGTGGAACTATTGTTTCAAAG GATTGGATATCAGAGTGTCATAACCAGAAAAAGCTTGTTGCGATTGAAAGCTACCTCATGCATGCTGGAAAACCATGGCGAAGGAATACTGCATGCCCTGGGTCTCGCCAAG ATCAAGAAGCTACCCCACCTAGAAAAACTGAAAAGGAAGTCAAGAAAAGGTCAAGTCCAAAGCTAAGTGCATCTCCCAGGGGCAAG GGAGGAGCTCCTAATTCGGTTAAAGATCACTTTTCCCCTTCTAATTTGAAAAAGTGGGCTACTGATGATTTAAAGAAAACCATCTCATGGCTTGAAAGTCAAGAAGAAAGA CCAGAGCCTAGTGAAGTGAAGAAAATAGCTGCACAAGGGATAGTCACCTGTTTACAAGATGCCATAGAAGCTCTTGAGCAAAAAAAG GATATCCGGCAAGTGACAGAGGAGTGGAAATTTGTTCCTCATGTGGTTGAAGAATTGGCAGGATTTGAAAGTGCAAGAAGTGGCAGTGAATCACTCTCAAAGGAAGATCTTTATCAACAGGCTATGATATGCAAAAGCATTTACATGATGGCATATGACAGTTTTGAAGGCCAGTCTGCCCAAAAGAGTAAAAAACCTAAGACTGGTAAAGATCACAAgcatcatgatgatgatgaaaccaAAAACAAAGTCAATGATGCTGCATATGACAGTGATGAAACAATTGAAATGACCGAAGAAGAGATAGACATTGCCTACAAAACTGTAGCTTCTAAGCTCTGCAAATGTTAG
- the LOC122075313 gene encoding photosystem II D1 precursor processing protein PSB27-H2, chloroplastic isoform X2, with protein MTVFAVKNLFPLFSSSIEKTPKPLPRLARAEEKDLKDQEDERKNSIIGAVQSLFDPNEKTKSGKVLPKAYLKSAREVVKTLRESLKEDAKDITKFRRTADAAKESIREYLSNWKGQQEVVAEESYVVLEKAIRSLASFYSKAGPSASLPEEVKSSILDDLDKAEAFW; from the exons ATGACTGTTTTTGCAGTAAAGAATTTGTTCCCTTTATTTTCCAGCTCAattgaaaaaactccaaaacctCTCCCCCGGT TAGCAAGAGCAGAGGAAAAGGACctgaaagatcaagaggatGAAAGAAAGAATAGCATTATTGGAGCTGTTCAATCCCTGTTTGATCctaatgaaaaaacaaagtcCGGGAAGGTATTGCCAAAGGCCTACTTGAAGTCAGCTAGAGAAGTTGTGAAAACACTTCGTGAATCACTGAAGGAAGACGCCAAGGATATTACCAAATTTAGAAGGACTGCAGATGCTGCAAAGGAATCAATCAGAGAGTAtctaagtaattggaagggtcAACAAGAAGTGGTGGCAGAG GAATCTTATGTTGTGCTTGAGAAAGCAATTAGATCGCTGGCCAGCTTCTACTCAAAGGCAggtccatcagcatctctaccCGAGGAGGTGAAGTCCAGCATTTTGGATGATCTAGACAAGGCAGAGGCATTTTGGTAA
- the LOC122075313 gene encoding photosystem II D1 precursor processing protein PSB27-H2, chloroplastic isoform X1, whose translation MTVFAVKNLFPLFSSSIEKTPKPLPRYKLQAGNHLVPSSQETLFSRRHFLICNGASLVAILTLNDGLIPPVARAEEKDLKDQEDERKNSIIGAVQSLFDPNEKTKSGKVLPKAYLKSAREVVKTLRESLKEDAKDITKFRRTADAAKESIREYLSNWKGQQEVVAEESYVVLEKAIRSLASFYSKAGPSASLPEEVKSSILDDLDKAEAFW comes from the exons ATGACTGTTTTTGCAGTAAAGAATTTGTTCCCTTTATTTTCCAGCTCAattgaaaaaactccaaaacctCTCCCCCGGT ATAAATTGCAGGCTGGAAATCATTTAGTTCCATCTTCTCAAGAGACCTTGTTTAGTAGAAGACATTTTCTCATATGTAATGGAGCTTCTTTGGTTGCCATTTTGACCCTTAATGATGGTTTAATACCACCAGTAGCAAGAGCAGAGGAAAAGGACctgaaagatcaagaggatGAAAGAAAGAATAGCATTATTGGAGCTGTTCAATCCCTGTTTGATCctaatgaaaaaacaaagtcCGGGAAGGTATTGCCAAAGGCCTACTTGAAGTCAGCTAGAGAAGTTGTGAAAACACTTCGTGAATCACTGAAGGAAGACGCCAAGGATATTACCAAATTTAGAAGGACTGCAGATGCTGCAAAGGAATCAATCAGAGAGTAtctaagtaattggaagggtcAACAAGAAGTGGTGGCAGAG GAATCTTATGTTGTGCTTGAGAAAGCAATTAGATCGCTGGCCAGCTTCTACTCAAAGGCAggtccatcagcatctctaccCGAGGAGGTGAAGTCCAGCATTTTGGATGATCTAGACAAGGCAGAGGCATTTTGGTAA